Below is a genomic region from Lepidochelys kempii isolate rLepKem1 chromosome 5, rLepKem1.hap2, whole genome shotgun sequence.
CCATTGGTTTATATAACGGtattataatattttcattattttctatCCCATTCTTTATACATACCCGTGTTTTGTTGCCTTTGTTTTTAATTGAGCTATCTACAGCAAGGTTCAGCTCTTTTTCCTAGTAGTTACAGTTAATGTAGAACCTAGCAGCAATTGATTCCAATTGACTCATACTGGGTATTCTAGTTCTAGAGGGGAGGGCCAGTGCACATAATTATTAGAAATAGATTACACCATGCCTGCCTGTAAAGGACATTGATTTAACCATTGTCTTATTCTGTATTAAATGCAGACTGCAAAAAGTAAAGTAGCATTCTGAATCCCTTTAGGCATTATATTATTCTCTTTCCCTGATATGGTCATATTTTGCATTACATATGATGTGAGGTTTTTACCACATAGGTGACCACTTCAATATTATCAAGGTCATACTGCGTTGCCAAGGAGTTGCTTTTGCGTTATTTTGGTTTGCTAGGGGATCCTAATTTTTTGAGTTGATATGCTTTCCATGCCTTAAAATCCTTGGACTAAATCCACAAAGCATTTAGATGTCTGTTGttattttaggtgcctaagttcaATAGTTAGATGCTCAGATTCTGCCTGAACCTGTTGGTGCCAAAATTCCCATGGTGCCTGAGTTTCTGCCAATAGGCATGCATACAGCTGCTTAAATCCTGATGCCCAATGCCTATCTTATGCCTTAAGCCCCAGTGGGAGTCCCAGACTAGGTTcagagcacacctaccagatcaggccctgcatAAAACACAACCAGAGGAGGTGGCATCACATGTCCTCCCAAGTCATTAGAATACTTTCCCACAATGCAGGAAAACCTGGGTTCAGATCCCCATTCTGCCTGATTTGGATCAGGTACTTGAATCCAGGTCTTCCACTTCTTAGCTGACTGTCCTATAGAGTATTTTGCAGCAGAGCTCTCTCCTATTGAAGCAGTTctactttgtacaaaataatgaaatattctgggggtgggagggaatagaGACAGCATCTATATTCCAGTATTTAGGAAACTCTCCTAGGACATGGGAGAgtcaggttcaagtccttgcccCAATGAAAATTCAGGTATTTTAAACAAAGTGAGAAAGTTTCAACAGGAGATTCCATTAGAGTGGTGGCAGGGCACCTGAAGTTGGACATTGCAGTGCTGAGCCTAAGTCCATTTGTGTCCACGGACCGAGTCCTTTGGGCTTGCCTGTTACTAGATTTGGTATTACCCAATCATCAATTAAGGTTATATTCTTTGAAACCAGCCACTGAAAGATATTACCAGTTGTAATCAATTATACAGACATTCAATAAACAGGCGGTCAATAAAAGTACTGATGACAAACAAGGTCTTAAGGACCTAAAAAAGCGCTCCATgtaagcttttctctctcaccaacagggttttgtggttttttttttttttttttttgcattcctgTGGTATATGGCACATGATTTGCCagctgggatcatctgggcatatctcaTCTAATCAGTTCACTGCCATTGCACAAACTTTTGGGCATTGGTGGCATTGGGCcactcctgttctctgcctgtagcACACAGTTAAGTCCCCTGGGGACTGAAATGTTTTAGTCTAACTAAAGTCTTTGTGGCTTAATATAAAGTACCTGGATAAAATTTCATGTCCTGCAACATAgtggaagtcagactagatgacttaGTGGTCTTAATATTAATCAGTGTTATTCTCTCCTATTGGAAAAAACTCACTGAGAAACCTGGGGGGACCTATGAACCTCACTGAACTTAGATTTCTGGCTTCCAATTGCTCTGACTGCTACAAACTACTTCTTCGAATATCTATAGCCTAAACATTTCTTCCATCACTTTAGgtcactgctccttgttctgtttaaaattgttttaggCGGTTCATTAACAGCTCATCTGGTAAGTATTATTTCAGGATGAAGAGGCTTCTTTAACTGATTTTCCTTGCTTTTGCCAGCTTAATGCCTTAACGTTCTTTTTCTATACTTTTGTGTATTTAACTAGAATGACTTTACTTTGTTGTATGAAGAAAAGATAAATTCAGTCATGGTTCTGCTACAAGTTAGTCTTCACACTCAATTAATTCAAACTAACTTTTCAACACAACATACGTAACTGTCCAACTGAATTGTAAACTGAACTTtacaatgttaaaataaaatattatcctTATAGATCATACAATATAGCATTTTTGTTTAGAGTGATTGGAGTACCATGTAACCTAGAGTAAAAGATATTAAATTTTTAAACTCAcattttttccccaggaaaaaCAGTTACAAGTGTAATTGCATAGAGATATCAATATTGTTTGTACTAGCCAAATACATTTCTTCTCTtaaattttattataaagaaaaataaatttctatCACAACATAAACTACAGCCTAGGACATTTAAATAAGGTTACTATATGGGGAGAATCTCAGAAAATTATTTTGCTGACTCACCTGACAGCCAGACCAGGTGGGTTTCATTAGCACCAACTCAGATATAGAAAAGGGATTGAGTGCTTTTCAGAGGATTAGGGAGCCAGGGACAAAGAAAGAGAGGTTCAGAAGAGAGAACTTTAGGAACAATCTAACTCCAGAAAAAGCTTAGGCTAAGGTTCATATTTTCTTGTTTTAAGTTAACAATAAAGACACATGTGAGGAAAGGGGTAAATATAGACCAAGACCTTTTGTATTATGTATATACTTGGTAGCAAGATGGGAACAGCATCTGTTTACATATATCTGCATCTGTAAGACATTAATCTATTAATAATTCAACATATGCACACACCAGAGCTATGCATATCCACACATTAAAATGATCAACCATAAAGAAGTATGCAAACAAAAGAGAGACAGTGTGAACTCTCCCTTTGTTCTTCAACTCTCTCTCATCCCTGAAAATGCTTCAGTAATACAATAATATGTCCACAAAATGTATAAAGCAACATTAATCCAAATCAGAGTATCAAAGAATCCTACTGTCTGAAATAAGGTAACATAATACTGCACATCAGGACTTGGGTCAAATATCTAGAATTTCTTCATCTATACTGTTTAGTATATGAAATAAAGAGTTTGACTTTATTTGCTAAGAAATTTTAAGAATTGATGAAAGTTAATGCACGTGGAAATACCGTTTCCTTATTATTATGTCTGTTAGACTAGTTTTTCCATGATCAATACAAATTCTGCCTTGCTGCATTTTTAAACTAGATACTTCCTTCCTCTTCCAGCCATCAACACTTGCACATCTGGCTGCCACCAGTAAATTGTttcattaatttgtttttctaaaatatatacttTCTCATTTGGGACATGCAAATATAATATCGGTGGCTCAAGAGGAAGGTCATGACTTGTAATCTCTTTAAGATGTATAACTGTTTGCTTCTAAAATTTTACTACCTTTGGGCATTCCCACCAAATATGTAGAGAATTTCCTGCATCACCCCCCAACACCTATTAGACTTTCTCTCCTGTAAATTTAGTCTAGTTGGCATGAGATCCAAGAgtacacaattttaaaataatttacccTTATGGTAGTTCTGTGTCTGTGAAAGGATATGCCAACCAGAagttccctttttattttctgatATGGCCCTATCAGTAGTATTTTCagtactttaataaatgtgcATTTCCCAACTAAGATCCAGAGAATTCCATAAAATACACTTCTAGAATTTCTCCTCtagaatttcttttttaaaaatgttttaaatttgtaATTTCCCAACATTATTCTTCCATTTGAGCTGTAAGGTAATTTTGATTCATTGAGAGGTTAAGAAAGATCAGTTTCTCTTGTCTGTATCCCTGTACCTTAAAAATCTTCCAGTGGACTGtcatcaaagggaaaaaaaaatttttttttttcaaccaaatGGATGGTGGATTTAATATCTCTAGTCCCTTTAATTGTTTATATTGAAGGGTCACTTATTTATACTCAAGAGACATTTGCTTTAGGCTATTTCTACACTACCATCTTAAGTCGACCTATGCTGGGTGCACTTACAGCCACCACATTAATTACTGCGGTGCCTGATGTCatcactaccctccttctgttggtAGTATGCATCcttaccaggagtgcttccaccaactgaagaggggcagtaTGGGGGACTGAGagcccagctgggagctgtggccatGGCTAGAGGTAGCAGCAaacagcagggagctgcagggagtgcTGCTGTTTTTGCTGGGCTATAGAGAGGTTGGTAGTGCGCTGCAGTGAGGCTGGCCCGTACCAAGCAGACCGCTTGTAAATCTACCAGCAGCAAAACGCCCTGCAAGCAGCTCGCCACTAAGGCTGCCCTGAAAAGTGCCCCCACCACAGGTGGGGTGAAGAAGCCCTATTGCTACTGCCCCAGCACCATGGCCCTGCGGGAAATTCACCAAGCTGCTGATCTGCAAGCTGCCCTTCCAGCGCCTGGTACGGGAGGTTGCCCAGGACTTCAAGACTGATCTGCGCTTCCAGAGCTCAGCCGTCATGGCCCTGCGGGAGACGAGCAAGGCCTATCTGGTGGGGCTCTTCGAGGACACCAACCTGTGCACCATCTATGCCAAAAGAGTCACCATCATGCCCAAGGACATCCAGCTGGTGTGCCACATCTGCGGGGAGAGAGCCTAGAGCACCCACTCGGAGCCCACCGGCTCCCAAAACAAGCCTCTCCTCATGGAGCTAAAAtagtggcccctccctgcagcagctctttGCCACTCCATGTCTAGGTGTAGCTAACACTTGGGAGCTGCATGGAGGGGTTGCTTAGGGTACGGGGGGCATGTCTGGGGTGcgtgactcaagctgttgggggaGATGAATCTTTAAATTGTTCCCCCAGCTCTCAGTAGGCCAGTTGTCtttggcagaagcccctagccccaccaccctgctgcatgGTAGAAACCCCAAGCTCCCCCCTtctcccagtctggtaggtgcGGGAGAGGGGAGCTCCATGaactgcactttaactgtaaaagagccgcatgtggttTGCGAGCCATAGTTTCGCCACCCATGTTTTAGTATGTTGGCATATCAGGGGAGTTACGTCAGCAGGAGAagcatttcagtgtgtacacctccactgttttgtcaacaaaactgtgtagtgtagacaaggccttagatgcTCTACAGGTTACAAGTAATAATCTCTTATCTGTGTGGTTCTAATTTATAACCTCTCTTACTAACAAAACTTGAGAACTTGAATTGGGACTTTCAAATAAATTTTAGAATAAAATTCACATACTCTCTTTTATCTTGTACCTAAAACAACCTAAAAGAGAGATAATATTTTTGCATATGCCGTATATTTTCTAATTGCTTGGGCTTGATTTTATTACAGACCTTTTCAGGATATTCTCACCGCTGATTGCCACTTAGGATTCAAATGTCCGCAAATCTTATGCTCCTGAGCTCCATCCATAATGTCCATATAGGACATCATTGGCCTCCAAGTGTCCTGTCTGGAGGCAAACTTCTAGGTAATTGTTGGTTAAAGAGAAATGCTCAAAAGCACCACTTCTTTTACCAGAATGAGGAAGGTAATGAACCTCAAAAAccacttggattgtaaactccaGCAAATGCTGCTTAGCTCAGTTTTAGGACCTACATCCTAAGCCTTGCATCATAGTAGGTAAAAATGAATGAACATTTTTAAACTGAATGTGTCAGGTAGGAGAGTCTTCTGCCATAATTATTTTTATGACATAAAAATGATATATGGACTAGAGATAAAAATTATGTGCTACTGGGATCTCATGCCAACTAGAGGAAGTTTATACCTTCCTACTAAAACATtaactatatttaaaataaaaaaataaagtatagTTGGAATATATATTAGGATAAAACTGAATTCAAAGTATCAAGGAAGAAGGTGTGTCTATTCATAATTACCCCATAAGTATTAGGACAGTGTGTTGAAAGAAGTGATGTAGACCATACATCATTTTGAagagatgttttaaaataaagctgaagaaaaaaaatcttttgacaaGCCAAAAACATACTAACCTTGTGGGGAATACCTTTACTGGGGAACAGGAAATAAAGACATCACCTAGAGTACCCTGGGAACCCTGATAGTTGAAGTTGACACTATTTGGGACcttgaaaatttaaaatattctctGGTTACTGTGGTGGCTAATAGCAAATTCTCTTCTCTTGGACCAAAATCCCTTGCATAGGGATAGGTGATCTGGCTTGGGTAAAATTACAAGCTTGAACAGGATCTGAACCAAACCTATTTGAGGATAACtttgctattttaatttttttaataactgCACTTCCTAGTTCTGGCTGGAAGTAATTTAATGCTGCAAGGGTGAATAATCTTGAAGTATTTCCAGCCAGACCAGAAGCAGTACTAGATGTCTTGAAAGACTGTGTCTGTTCTTGTGAGAATTGTAACCCAGTTTTGCAGACTCAGTTGGTTTGGACATTAATATGTGAATTTTTGGGTACTTTATCCAGCTTTTAGAACCTTCTGAGGCTCCTCTCTCATTTGCCTTGTCCTGTTTTTGTCAGCATAGTGCTGTAGAAGACTTACTGAATCTCTTTAAATCCTGATACTTTAAGTATATCAAACTAGCTAGAGTTTcatgatttatttttgaaaattttagggCATATAGATTAGACATTTTTACAAAATCTTCTAACATAATGAAGATTATAAAGAAATGAGGTGTGATCATAATATTACTAAAACATTTTAATAGGTGCCCATAGGGGCATCAAACAGAAGGATTCTGGGAATCATTCACAAAGTTAGGAATGGGATACTTAAATGAACAATTTTATGGAATGGGGAATCTAGTAATTGCTGTTGCAGACAGTGTGCATGGGTTAAATGTTAGATGAAAAATGTCTTACAAATGTTCTGTCTATTCTAGATAATTGTTTCTGATCATGTCATTTTTTGAAGAAAACTTGCACATCTCATTGAGGTGATATGTTAAATCTACCTCAAAAGTAGGCAATGGATTTGCCATACAGAAATTATTTTGAACGTGGTCTTACTAAGCAAGGACCAGACTCCCCTGGCCCTTGTGTAGGGGGAGGAAGCGAAAGTTCCAGGACTGATTCTTTCCTATGACATTGTACCCCATCCAATGGCAAGGAACAATTCTGAGAACTTCAGAGAGTTCAGGTACTACATGTATTCCCTGTGCACTCCTGGAGGTCCAGATTACTCTGGAGGAGTACCatctattgaaatgaatggggtaGTTCATATCTCAGAGCTATGATTTTAGGCTCTCTGCAATCTCAGTAAAGCATCTTTACATCTGTTATACCTGATTAACAATCTGAGGTGGTGGTTGttggtttatttcattttttttttgcaacggtAACAgctaaagttttaaagaaagaaggGGGGGGGCGAAAGAGGTGAAAGCTGAGGCTCTGGAGAAGAATTGAGGTCTGTCTGCACCCCTAGCCCCACTAGTCATTTGTGCACTACTCTCTCACTGTTGAGGGATGTCACCCACACTTTAGGCAACATGGATATACAGTACAGACCCATTTACGCGCGAATCCACTTAACATGCGGTAGCGCCATGCCTCCCAGTGTTACCTGTTTAACACGCAAGACTTGTTAACACACGGTACAGGAACTTGCTATGTAGCGCTACGGATTTGCTCACTGATGTAGAAATCGACAGGAAGTGCGGAGCAGAAACGTGTTATCTTAATAATATCGGTAAAGACGTATCACGTATGCTTAGTCATTGTCACGCTGGAGAGATATATATTATATAGTAGTTATGTAGTAATATACGTATAtactacattagaaaattttaacTGTAGGCCTAATATAATAGCAGGGGGCAAGCGTCAGCATTCCTATGCTGTAGAAGAAAAGCTAGCTGCAATAGATCGAGTAAATAGCAGAGAAACCCAGGCCAAAGTCCCAAAAGATATTGGGATTGCCGAATCTACTCTCCGAGGATTGCTAAAAACAAATCTAAACTGAatggctttgtacaaaatattcaTTCTGCCACGGGGTTTAAGCGAAAAAGTGTGCACTATTCAGCAAAACCCACAATAGACAAAGTCATGCGCACGTGGTTTGCTCAGGAAAGCTGAAAGGAATGCTGCGAAGTGGGCCAATTCTTCTAACCTATGCGACGAAATTTGGAAATTTAATGGGGGATGAATCATTCCAAGCCAGCAAGTGGTTGATAAGTAGTTTTAAAAAGTGTCATGGCATAGTAGGTATCGATTTCTGCAGAAAGCCGATGAATCCGCTGCAAGTGTGTTTCCCACTGagttaaaatctattttacaaaatTAAGACTACCACAAAGAACAACTTTATAATTGTGATGAAACAGCTTTATTTGCAAAACTGCTACTTGATAAGACTTTAGCTTTTCATTACGAGACACAGAAAATAGCtggatttaaaaagataaaagatcGTGTGACTCTTCTTTTCTGTAGTAGTAAGATGGGCAGCCATAAGCTTGCCCCTCTTCTCATTGGCTGCTTTCATAACCCTTGCCGCTTTAATCACCTCAATAGAGCCAAACTGCCAGTAATATATGCTAACTGCAAAAATGCTTGGATGATGAGACACATTTTCGATGACTGGTTCCACAACAGCTTTGTTCCAGCTGTTCATAAGCATCTGCGGTCGAAGAAACTTGAAGCCAAAGCACTTTTGCTACTTGACAATTATCGAGCCCATCCTCCAGCCAAATCATTGGCATCAAGTGATGGAAAAAGTCGAGTGCTGTACCTACCATCACACAACATCAAAAATTCAACTTTATACGAGGGCattattcagaattttaaaaacaattatcgACGGGAGCTGATTTCGGCGATCGTGTCATGCACATCTTCAGGCATTTCCGAATTCCTGAAACAGGTAAACATGAgggaaattatttatttagttaaaaaagcTTAAATCAGTTAAATTGGGATGGAGTAAACAAAAGTCCATTGAAAACTGCTGGATGAAGGCTCTTGGTGATGCCTTTTCTGTCAAAGACAGCTCAGACTCGGGAAAACTCCAGCGGTGGCACTGCTCCAGAGCCAGATTTCGAATGATTTTCCGAAGAAGACGTTCTACAAACACACACGCAGACAAAAGAGGATAAAGGTAAACTTCCCtttcaaatgataaaagattttagtttggatacGTCACTGGAATCATTACCGAGTGGGTGGAGATGGATGAAGATTGCCTGACTTCAGAATTTCTGTCCGAGGAAGAAATATTAACGGGCTGAGAGGCTACGTTGGACCACAAAAGTGATGGCGAGGACGTTGttgaaaaggtcaaaattttGCCCCCAGAAGCCCTTAGTGCTGTAGAAACTGTTGTAAGATTTATGGAGGAGCAAAATGCGGAAAATATCGAAATCATTCATCTACGGcaaatgacagacttcataagaAAGAGCAGAAAAAAACGGCGTTTTTTTCTAAGTGAATCAGAGACACTTTTTTCAGCGTGGCCTTCTTAACCCGCAGTCCGTTAACACGCGGTTGTGGCGGCTTGACTCCTGACATCCGTGCGTAAACGGGTCTGTACTGTACAGACTTTGCAGGCTGAATGCTCCCACTGTGTGCCAGAGAGATATAGGAGGGATTGTTCCTCCTTAGGACCAAtctctccctcagctcccctTGGGATGACTTGGCTCCACACTATAGCTCAGTGCAAGCCAGGAGCCAAGTATCTGCATAGTTCGGAACATACAACTTCTTCTTCATCATAGTAAACTTGAATCTTCAgactaatttaaataaatatttaagctTAGAACTAAAGCCAATTAATACTATAAAAATATGCATTTCATAAATGTTTGCCATGTATCATGCATTTTCTCCTTCCCTGTCCATCTCCTTTAACCCCCATCTTTGTATGTTTTGTTTCTTCATTCTAACTTCTCCCTTCTCTTTACATATTTTCTGTTTCCACCCGATTAGGTATGTTGTTCTCTGCCCACACTCAATTTCATTCTGGCCCTTTTCTCCCAATCTCCTAAAACTCTAGATTCTTAATTTGCCTTAGTCAACAGGTATAGCACTGTCAGTACATGCATCTCCACCAGTGTGGGCCCTACTCTAAGGATTAGAAGAGAGTGGAGTTTGTGTCCAGATCTTGGTCTACCTGCCACTTACAGTGGTGGCTCTTATGATGGGCAGGTACCTCAAGTCACTGAACAGCTGTCAGATGGTTACATTTGAATCAGTGATGAGAGATGAGTTCCTCCATTTTATTTTGAGAGTTACAATGCTACAGTAAAAATAATGGGCTTGGCTTTTAACCATTTGAGAGACGTCAACATTCTTTTTTTCTGTGAATTAATACTGTTGGTTACAGAAAAGTGGAAATTGTGAAATCCTTTCTCCTTTTAGTACATATAACATATGCATTCTGTTCGAGTTTCTTCATACTTTTCTCCCAGTGACTTTTATCTATGAACTAGCAAGGCCGCTCTCTTTGGTAATTCTGAGTCAGTTAGGTCAGATTTGGGCTTTTCTGTGGAGGGATTGCCAAGTTATACTGAAATGTGTGGTGGTTTTGTAATTTGGATGAATGTCCAAAATAGACTAAGACTTGAGACTACCAAAtgtctttaatttaaaaacataatttggACTGGAACCATAGGTCCCGGGGTAAAAGACCAGAGCTTTCAGTTTTACTACTTAGTTATCATTCCTCCCTCcataggggattttttttttttcgctgTGCAAGGGCTACAGTTTACATTGCCTCTTTAACAAAAATGAGTTCAGATGATTTAATGTTCTGTTTTGTGATGAAGTATCCTGCCTAGGTCATAGTTTAGCTGTTAACAAGATATTTATGAAGTGGTAAAATTCCTCTACTCTGTGGTGAATTTAGTCTCTGGAGTAGGGCAAAAAGTTGGCTGcttagcaaataaaataaatacactttCAAATtatatgttaaaattaaatgcaaTAGTTTTAATCTTTTAGAACCACTTAAATCAGTTAAATTTCTGGAAACTGCTCAGAACTATTGTAAGCTGATCTTTGCCATAGGAAAGGCTGAAACCATTTCAGTTAGATGAGTAGTGCACAAGGCTGTCCCAGGGAGCAAAGTTTCTGATTTACAGAACAATTTAAATTCATACCTTTATGCTGTATATAAACtctgaaatgtatttgaaaataaagacCCATTCTTGAGCTCCTTTCTctgacaaagctcccattgactgactTACATGAGTTTTGCCTAATAATGGACCTGAAATGTTGACTTACAATTAGCATTTCTGATCGACTGCTAGTGGTGGtaggtttttttttgtgtttttggttGTTGGTGGTGAAGTGACATTTGTGATACCAGCAGtatgtttttttttatctttgtCTAGTTACTGTAGTtgttttgtattgtggtagtacaTAAGGCCTAGTTAGAAATAggggtctcattgtgctaggcattgtatcCACCCGTAATGGAAAGATGGTCTCCTCCTCAGAAAGTTTGTTCTCTGTAAATTAGTGGGAGGTTTTTTGACTTGCCAGCAAAATTATTGAAAATTAATCTTGGTTTGAATTTCAATTGCATCCATGAACCAGCAGTGGTTTCTCTAAATATTGTTCATATCTATGAATGGCCTGTAGAAGCTTTTTGCAAACTTTCCTCTCCCTTTTTGTATATTGGCAAACTTTGTGAGACTGCTATTCTATGATATATTGAATATTGAGTAGTGTTTATTGTAATTCATCATGTGGGGGAACTTGCACAGTATTTCACCTTTGTCATTAATTAGCTGGGCATATCAAATGTGCCTCTTGAGTGTCAGCTCAGCAGAAGTGATTCTTGATTGGTTTCTCTGAGAGAGGCTGCAAGTTAGCTGAGTTCCAGTTTAGGtggaaaaaactattttttttttttgtagtctcTGTTTCTGTCTGACTCTGGCAGGTAGTGGCTTTCTGTAGTGCAGTTCCTCCAGTTACTGGGAAATAgctcaattttattttatattttggctCACTTAATTAAAGGTTAGACTTAAAAGGGGAAATTTGTTTCCCTGAGACGAAGTTCTGTTTTTGCAATAGGGATGAGATCTTATTCAATTTCCAGCTTCAGTGAACCAGCAAAGTGGTGAGAATGGCCCTGAAGCTAAACCTTGCTTGTAGATTCTGATTATGGGGAAGAAAGATCTGACCATGGGGAGGAAAGTGCATTTGTTTGAACATGGACCTTTTTCAAACTTCAGGACCCAGGAATCATTTCTGACAGAAATTTGTCCcggattctccccctccctccattgaaCTGAACTTGAAAGACATGACTCCATAAACATGTTTTGAGTTCATATTTTGCCTGTAAACTACTTATCACCTATAGTTAATATCTCATAGATCTGGTCCTGCATGATTAGTGCCACAAATAATGTAGCTTTGCCCAGGGTTGGATTAAGGTTATGAGGGGCTAATGGGAGGGAAGGGCCTAAGTATGAATTACATATTGCAAAAAAATATGAAGTCATCAAACATACGtattatttatgtaaaattaacaagtttATTCTACTCTCACTAAACTCAGATCTTCAACCAAACACATTTTTTCCCTTGCTTTAACTGTGGCAAAGTCATGAATGATGTCATTGTAATTCAAAGACCTGACGATTTTCATTCTCAGTGCTCAAAAGGGACAAAGCACTGAGATGCTCTTGATTCATGGTGTATCGGAGGGCATTTTTGACCCTTGTTAGAAGAGAGAAGGAACGTTCTTCACTACAGTTAGTGATCATTAGTGACACACACAGCCATAATGCAGTTACAACATTTGGGAAACATTATATCATATTGGATTCAGTGGTAACTCGGTACATCCAAATAGATTTGCTTTCATCATTTTTCTCTCTATATATCTGAGAGTGATGTGAATTCAACAAACTGAAGAAATTCTTTAGTAAAATCTACTGGGAGATCATCTGGGTACTTCTGACACAGACATTTAATACCTTCACTGACTTTGGAACTTGAAATGTGAGGTGAAAAATTTGTCAGCACACAAACAgttttgtcaatattttcataaGCTCAATTCGATGGTCTAGTGAACTCTTCAGTTTGTCGATGATTGTGATGAAGGTAACTCGAAGGCCTCCTTGTCACTGAGTGAGTGGGCAGTTGCATTGTCGCATGTCTTTTGTCTTTTGCGGCATTTGGTTACATCAACTGGTTGATGCGGTTTGGATTTGTCCAAGAATTGtacaatttttttctctgcatcaacacAACAATCCACAGCAGACTGGTCAACAagggtgagtgagtgagtgagcagCACGTGGTATGTAATCAACCAAAGCATTGTGCTCTTTTATCTTTGCCTGCATCCCTGAATATTTGCCACTCATATTACTTGCATTGTCATAGCTTTGGACATGACAAAGTCTGATGTCAATCCCATTTTCGGTGAGGAAATTTAGTAGGTATGAGGCaagtttctcccctgtgtggctgGTGATGTTTATGAAGGTCCTGAAACGTTCAACTGGTCTGCTGGGTAGCACGTTACGCAAGATGACAGTCAGCTGATCTATATA
It encodes:
- the LOC140911725 gene encoding LOW QUALITY PROTEIN: histone H3.3C-like (The sequence of the model RefSeq protein was modified relative to this genomic sequence to represent the inferred CDS: inserted 2 bases in 1 codon), which produces MGESGSSPCPNENSVRLARTKQTACKSTSSKTPCKQLATKAALKSAPTTGGVKKPYCYCPSTMALREIXTKLLICKLPFQRLVREVAQDFKTDLRFQSSAVMALRETSKAYLVGLFEDTNLCTIYAKRVTIMPKDIQLVCHICGERA